One Gemmatimonadaceae bacterium DNA segment encodes these proteins:
- a CDS encoding DUF167 domain-containing protein: MTHAAKAAGAGKVSAVTVEERAGAVRFPVRVQPRASRTELAGVQQGALKVRLQAPPVEGAANEALVKFLADVLDVPRRMIRIVAGDASRSKVVEVAGLSPSAVERLVEGR; encoded by the coding sequence GTGACCCATGCCGCCAAGGCGGCGGGCGCCGGCAAGGTGAGCGCGGTCACGGTGGAAGAGCGTGCGGGGGCGGTACGCTTCCCCGTGCGCGTGCAGCCACGCGCCTCGCGAACGGAGCTCGCGGGCGTCCAGCAAGGAGCGCTCAAGGTGCGACTGCAGGCGCCGCCCGTCGAAGGGGCGGCCAATGAGGCCCTCGTGAAGTTTCTGGCCGACGTGCTCGACGTCCCGCGCCGCATGATCCGAATCGTTGCCGGCGACGCCTCGCGATCCAAGGTTGTCGAGGTCGCGGGGCTATCGCCGTCGGCGGTCGAGCGCTTGGTGGAGGGGCGCTGA
- a CDS encoding YggT family protein codes for MPSFLLALDAVRRILSLALFGAGAALALVCLIDWLVRTRRLNPFGKVARFFRESVEPLMAPVERQIVRAGGLPSNAPWWSLAIVVLGGIVFLSLFDFVREQAGAFYFASQTGSRGILRMLIQWTFAVLRLALIVRVVCSWVRVSPYSPWVRWAFTLSEPILRPLRQVVPTLGMVDITPIIAYLLLGLLERVLVGLT; via the coding sequence GTGCCTTCGTTTCTCCTTGCCCTCGACGCAGTCCGCCGCATCCTCAGCCTCGCCCTCTTTGGCGCCGGGGCGGCGCTCGCGCTCGTGTGCCTGATCGACTGGCTGGTCCGCACGCGACGTCTCAACCCGTTCGGAAAGGTTGCCCGCTTCTTTCGCGAGAGCGTGGAGCCGCTGATGGCGCCGGTGGAGCGCCAGATCGTCCGGGCGGGGGGGCTGCCGAGCAACGCGCCGTGGTGGTCGCTGGCGATCGTCGTCTTGGGCGGGATCGTCTTCCTGTCGCTGTTCGACTTCGTGCGCGAGCAGGCGGGGGCGTTCTACTTCGCCTCCCAGACGGGGTCGCGCGGGATCCTGCGCATGCTGATCCAGTGGACGTTCGCGGTGCTGCGACTGGCGCTCATCGTGCGCGTGGTCTGCTCCTGGGTGCGCGTGTCGCCGTACTCCCCGTGGGTTCGGTGGGCCTTCACGCTGTCCGAGCCAATCCTGCGCCCGTTGCGTCAGGTGGTGCCAACGCTGGGCATGGTGGACATCACACCGATCATCGCCTATCTGCTGCTGGGGCTCCTGGAACGGGTCCTGGTAGGGCTCACGTGA